From Saprospiraceae bacterium, one genomic window encodes:
- a CDS encoding nicotinamide mononucleotide transporter has protein sequence MEESFFSVGRLMFSILGYGVSYIEFLGTIFGICAVWLAAKSKMLTWPVGLINVVLFFMIYFQVQLYADMFLQIYFFAIGLYGWIFWKKEEEQRKSIHALNRFEIVQALIWILLLTAVLGWMISKIHLWWPALFNKEAAFPYWDTLVAVASIFANTLLARRVIQNWPIWIAVDLICIVLYISKGIYFVAFEFVIFTLLACLGWYEWNKKFQLQSMKSIATT, from the coding sequence ATGGAAGAGTCATTTTTTTCAGTAGGCCGTTTGATGTTTTCAATTTTGGGTTATGGAGTAAGCTACATCGAATTTTTAGGGACCATTTTTGGGATATGCGCAGTTTGGTTGGCTGCTAAATCAAAGATGTTAACCTGGCCCGTTGGCCTGATCAATGTTGTTTTGTTTTTTATGATTTATTTTCAGGTGCAGTTGTATGCTGACATGTTTCTGCAGATTTATTTTTTTGCCATCGGTTTGTACGGCTGGATATTTTGGAAGAAAGAAGAGGAGCAAAGAAAATCGATTCATGCACTGAATCGATTTGAAATTGTGCAAGCTCTGATTTGGATTCTACTATTGACTGCTGTGTTGGGTTGGATGATCTCCAAAATTCATCTTTGGTGGCCGGCTTTATTCAATAAAGAAGCTGCCTTCCCATATTGGGATACATTGGTAGCTGTGGCCAGTATTTTTGCAAATACCTTGTTGGCGAGACGGGTGATACAAAATTGGCCCATTTGGATCGCAGTAGATTTAATTTGCATAGTTCTGTATATCTCCAAAGGAATTTATTTTGTGGCCTTTGAGTTTGTAATATTCACCCTATTGGCATGTTTGGGTTGGTATGAATGGAATAAGAAATTCCAACTGCAATCGATGAAATCTATTGCGACTACCTGA
- a CDS encoding aminotransferase class I/II-fold pyridoxal phosphate-dependent enzyme gives MNLSYILNELGEDRHEYYNAIAPPIVQTSNFSFDTVDELRSRLHNEYSGYLYSRGHNPTVDILRKKLAALDGAEDALVFNSGAAAIFSSVVPFVESGDQIIAVSGVYTWAQKLFDSFLPKFGINTQYVEGKDPEEFRKKITDQTKIIYLESPNSWDFRIQDVKAISQMAKEKGILTVVDNSYCTALFQKPIEMGIDLVLQSATKYIGGHSDVVAGVLSGRKTLLRKIFDLEYLLAGNGIQPFNAWLLLRGLRTLPVRLEAIQKTTQNVLRFLKQREEVEKLFFPLDPDFDQFNLANSQMSGACGLLSIVLKCKDLNKIERFCEELTAFKMAVSWGGHESLIIPRCAGLQRMEFDGEKQDHRMIRFYIGLENSEYLISDLENAFKKLS, from the coding sequence ATGAATTTATCCTATATCTTAAACGAACTTGGGGAGGATCGCCACGAATACTACAACGCCATTGCGCCACCCATCGTGCAGACCAGCAATTTCTCGTTTGACACTGTCGATGAACTTCGAAGCAGATTGCATAATGAATACAGCGGTTATCTGTACAGTAGAGGACACAATCCCACTGTGGACATTCTCCGTAAGAAATTGGCCGCATTGGACGGGGCAGAAGATGCCTTGGTATTTAATTCCGGAGCGGCTGCTATTTTCTCTTCGGTGGTACCCTTTGTTGAATCAGGTGATCAAATTATAGCCGTAAGTGGTGTCTATACCTGGGCACAAAAGTTATTCGATTCTTTCCTTCCAAAATTTGGAATTAATACTCAATATGTAGAAGGCAAAGACCCGGAAGAATTCAGAAAAAAAATAACAGATCAAACCAAGATTATTTATCTGGAATCTCCCAACAGTTGGGATTTTCGAATCCAGGATGTGAAAGCCATCAGCCAAATGGCCAAAGAAAAAGGCATACTTACCGTTGTGGACAATTCGTATTGTACAGCTTTGTTTCAAAAGCCCATTGAGATGGGAATTGATCTGGTACTTCAATCAGCTACCAAATACATAGGCGGACACAGCGATGTGGTTGCGGGAGTTCTGTCCGGAAGAAAAACGCTGCTCCGGAAAATCTTTGATCTAGAATATCTTTTGGCAGGCAATGGTATTCAACCATTCAATGCATGGTTACTGCTTCGGGGTCTCAGGACCCTACCCGTCCGGTTAGAGGCAATCCAAAAAACAACTCAAAATGTCCTGAGATTTTTAAAACAAAGAGAAGAAGTAGAAAAACTTTTTTTCCCGCTTGATCCGGATTTTGATCAGTTCAATTTGGCCAACTCACAAATGTCAGGAGCCTGTGGCTTGTTGTCCATTGTATTAAAATGCAAGGATCTCAATAAGATCGAAAGATTTTGTGAAGAACTCACCGCATTCAAAATGGCCGTCAGCTGGGGAGGGCATGAAAGTCTTATTATTCCGCGTTGTGCTGGCCTCCAACGAATGGAATTTGACGGAGAAAAACAAGATCACAGAATGATCCGATTCTATATCGGCTTGGAAAATTCAGAATATCTGATCAGCGATCTTGAAAATGCATTCAAAAAATTATCCTGA
- a CDS encoding APC family permease, which translates to MKQSLGLFSLTMITIGLVVGMGIFRTASDVAMASGTPFIFFAAWILGGVIALCGALTFAEIGARNPVNGGYYKIFAECYHPSIAFALNAIIVIANAAALGGIALIGVDYLGATLRSWIIFNDAAKSWIAALSILIFFTINTRGLKLSANTLNALMILKIGMLIMIIFSQFFFDHQQIPIPLSDLNGYQRNDLQSLGLALVAVCFTYGGYQHTINFGGDAKEAKSKIPKSIVLGMLIVVILYLGANYSYFKIIGFNELKTATSIASIVGEKVFGTIGLLTFSALLFIGAQSYLNVMLMTNPRIMQAMAEDHRKPHPTKEPLLRDQPKIWLYVFTFISLIILIWARTFDQIMGFVMVLDSAGMALGAATLFYFRKKNSENIGFKLWWFPLTTLVFILSYLFVAFSIAIDNPFLSLTGLFIFCGFVLLYFALIKYFNRKNTI; encoded by the coding sequence ATGAAACAATCACTCGGTTTGTTTTCTCTCACCATGATCACCATCGGACTGGTGGTAGGTATGGGCATTTTCAGGACAGCATCTGATGTGGCGATGGCGTCGGGAACTCCTTTTATCTTTTTTGCAGCCTGGATCCTAGGAGGTGTAATTGCACTTTGCGGAGCTTTGACTTTTGCGGAAATCGGCGCCAGAAATCCAGTAAACGGTGGTTATTATAAAATTTTTGCAGAGTGTTACCATCCTTCGATCGCCTTTGCACTGAATGCCATCATTGTCATTGCCAATGCTGCAGCGCTGGGTGGGATTGCATTGATCGGTGTGGACTACCTTGGCGCTACCTTACGATCCTGGATAATTTTCAATGATGCAGCAAAATCATGGATTGCAGCGCTAAGTATTTTGATTTTCTTTACCATCAATACCAGAGGACTCAAATTGAGTGCAAACACATTGAATGCTCTGATGATTTTAAAAATAGGAATGCTGATCATGATCATCTTCAGTCAGTTCTTTTTTGACCACCAACAGATCCCGATACCACTCTCAGATCTCAATGGATACCAAAGAAATGATTTGCAATCACTTGGACTTGCTCTAGTCGCAGTATGTTTTACTTATGGTGGTTATCAACACACGATCAACTTTGGTGGTGATGCAAAAGAAGCCAAAAGCAAAATTCCCAAAAGCATTGTGCTGGGTATGTTGATAGTGGTTATTTTGTATTTGGGTGCAAATTATTCCTATTTCAAAATCATTGGATTTAATGAATTGAAAACTGCTACCAGTATTGCGTCCATTGTGGGTGAGAAAGTTTTTGGCACCATTGGATTATTAACATTTTCTGCTCTCTTGTTTATTGGTGCGCAATCTTATTTGAATGTGATGTTAATGACGAATCCCAGAATTATGCAGGCCATGGCTGAGGATCACCGTAAGCCTCACCCTACTAAAGAACCATTGCTTCGGGATCAGCCCAAAATCTGGTTGTATGTTTTCACCTTCATCAGTTTAATCATTCTCATTTGGGCAAGAACATTCGACCAGATTATGGGATTTGTCATGGTTTTGGATTCTGCAGGAATGGCACTAGGGGCTGCCACCCTATTTTACTTTAGAAAGAAAAATTCTGAAAACATCGGATTTAAGTTGTGGTGGTTTCCATTGACCACCCTTGTATTTATTTTGAGCTATCTCTTTGTCGCTTTCAGCATAGCCATCGATAATCCTTTTTTAAGTTTAACTGGACTGTTCATTTTTTGTGGGTTTGTCTTACTGTATTTTGCTTTAATAAAATATTTCAATCGAAAAAATACAATATGA
- a CDS encoding cytochrome-c peroxidase, with translation MIRIILWAVFLSLFSCGSDPELTSEMLIRRLEELEPDLKLRAFLLPSSDSFSLIPQDSLNPVNALKVNLGRLLFFDPAISFDPKCKAASKTFSCASCHFAEAGFQAGLKQSIAGGGRGYGYLRHKHPLCDSMDLDVQMIRTPSILNVAYQEVQLWSGKIGGQGMNAGLDSLWRGDAFLSLNQLGMSGVETQARIALEAHGMRMSPELLLETNYKQLFDETFPNEKDDLRYRRFSMAKAIAAFERTVMANKSAWQNWLRGDTISLDKSQLHGAWLFIGKAACYRCHSGPALNSMSFHALGMNDMEGPDIIRKDSSNRHRLGRAEFTKRAEDLYKFKTPQIYNLKDVEYLGHGGSFCSVEEVVRYKNLAIPQKKSISKQYLSPLFQPLGLTEKEIKDLVNFIENALWDPDLTRYQPAKLPSGLCFPNADRMSKEQLNCL, from the coding sequence ATGATACGGATCATTTTGTGGGCTGTTTTTTTAAGCTTATTTTCTTGTGGTTCAGATCCTGAGCTGACCAGCGAGATGTTGATCAGGAGGCTGGAAGAATTAGAACCTGATTTAAAGTTGCGGGCCTTTCTATTGCCCTCTTCAGATAGTTTTTCTCTGATTCCTCAGGATTCGCTCAATCCCGTCAATGCATTAAAAGTGAATCTTGGCCGACTTTTGTTTTTCGATCCGGCAATATCTTTTGATCCAAAATGCAAAGCCGCCTCAAAAACTTTCAGCTGTGCAAGTTGCCATTTTGCAGAGGCAGGGTTTCAGGCTGGTTTGAAACAAAGCATTGCAGGAGGAGGGCGAGGGTATGGTTATTTAAGACATAAGCATCCCCTTTGTGACAGTATGGACCTGGATGTTCAGATGATCCGAACACCCAGCATTCTTAATGTGGCCTATCAAGAAGTGCAGTTGTGGAGTGGAAAAATTGGAGGACAGGGAATGAATGCAGGACTGGATTCTTTGTGGCGGGGTGATGCTTTTTTATCATTGAATCAATTGGGTATGTCTGGCGTGGAGACTCAGGCCAGAATTGCCTTAGAGGCACATGGGATGCGCATGAGTCCTGAATTGCTTTTGGAAACTAACTATAAACAGTTATTCGATGAGACCTTTCCAAATGAAAAGGATGATCTGCGCTACAGGAGATTTAGTATGGCAAAGGCCATTGCGGCGTTTGAGCGGACGGTTATGGCCAATAAGTCTGCCTGGCAGAACTGGTTAAGGGGAGATACCATTTCCTTAGATAAAAGTCAATTGCATGGCGCCTGGCTTTTTATTGGAAAAGCGGCCTGCTATAGATGTCATTCCGGACCGGCGTTGAATTCTATGAGTTTTCACGCTTTGGGGATGAATGACATGGAGGGTCCGGATATAATTCGAAAAGACAGTTCTAATCGACATCGATTGGGTAGAGCAGAGTTTACCAAACGGGCAGAGGATTTATACAAGTTTAAAACTCCTCAAATCTACAATCTTAAAGATGTAGAATACCTTGGACATGGGGGTAGTTTTTGTAGTGTTGAGGAAGTGGTGAGATACAAGAATTTGGCCATTCCTCAAAAAAAGTCTATATCTAAGCAATACCTTTCGCCTTTGTTTCAGCCTTTGGGATTGACAGAGAAGGAAATAAAAGACCTGGTGAATTTTATAGAAAACGCCTTATGGGATCCCGATTTGACCAGATATCAGCCTGCAAAACTACCATCCGGTTTATGCTTTCCAAATGCAGATCGGATGTCCAAAGAACAATTAAATTGCTTATGA
- a CDS encoding glycosyltransferase, translating into MKTKLIYLITTSDWSYDQRLQRISESLQNAGYAIVPISRLKHKKQILSPNHRTISPLFERTLLFYLEYNIRLFYILLINQWDIVYSVDADSLLAASLAKWLKRKQLIFDAHEYFEESPEIVNKPFVKWVWESICKFGIPKANLCLTVSQSLADTLGKKYNVNFLTIRNLPLQKESGGVYAPFEKKIIWYQGVLNVGRGLEQMIAAMVRLTDFELHMAGEGDLSNDLRKLVDELGLSSRVKFLGWKHPDHLHQLASEACIGINLLDGFSGNYYHSLANKTFDYIQAGLPGIHMDFPEYRNLKKQYGAIQLIPELSEESIIAAIKQMIDPVYYTQLKQECFAAAKILIWEEEEKWLLEGLKKV; encoded by the coding sequence TTGAAAACCAAACTTATTTATCTCATCACCACCTCTGATTGGTCCTACGATCAAAGATTGCAACGCATTTCAGAAAGTTTGCAAAATGCAGGATATGCAATAGTTCCAATCTCCAGATTAAAGCATAAGAAACAAATCCTTTCACCCAATCACAGAACCATAAGTCCTTTGTTTGAGAGGACACTTTTATTTTACCTGGAATATAACATCCGCTTGTTTTATATTCTCCTGATCAATCAATGGGACATCGTTTACAGTGTGGACGCTGACAGCTTGCTGGCAGCTTCTTTGGCAAAGTGGCTCAAGCGCAAGCAATTGATATTTGATGCGCATGAATACTTTGAAGAAAGTCCGGAAATTGTAAACAAGCCCTTTGTAAAATGGGTATGGGAATCCATTTGTAAATTTGGCATCCCCAAAGCAAATTTATGTTTGACCGTTTCCCAATCCCTGGCAGATACATTGGGTAAAAAATACAATGTAAATTTTTTAACCATCCGGAATCTCCCTCTGCAAAAGGAATCCGGTGGTGTTTATGCTCCATTTGAGAAAAAAATCATTTGGTACCAGGGTGTTTTGAATGTGGGAAGGGGCCTTGAGCAGATGATTGCTGCGATGGTTCGTTTGACTGATTTTGAATTGCACATGGCAGGAGAAGGTGACTTGTCCAATGACTTGCGTAAGTTGGTGGATGAGTTGGGATTGTCCTCACGTGTAAAATTTTTAGGCTGGAAGCATCCAGATCATTTACACCAACTGGCTTCTGAAGCTTGTATTGGTATCAATCTGTTGGATGGATTCAGCGGTAATTACTATCATTCATTGGCCAATAAGACTTTTGATTATATTCAGGCAGGTTTACCCGGTATTCACATGGATTTTCCGGAATACAGAAATTTGAAGAAGCAATATGGTGCTATCCAATTAATCCCTGAACTTTCGGAAGAAAGCATCATAGCTGCAATAAAACAGATGATTGATCCCGTTTATTACACGCAATTGAAACAAGAATGTTTTGCAGCTGCAAAAATTTTAATCTGGGAGGAGGAAGAAAAATGGCTGCTGGAAGGCTTGAAAAAAGTGTAA
- a CDS encoding alpha-hydroxy-acid oxidizing protein: MFPIFNPADRQKEIYTEGAMGHKPKLPIDFKTLEQKASKILSKNAFGYIATGAGQEEGILNNQIAFSSWNIVPAVASGIQNLNTNREILGLDLPWPIMYAPVGVLDLARPKGDLLLAKASKQTEIPMIISNQASTPMEEIARALHSQNFWFQLYFSKSKELVRSFVYRAESCGAKAIVLTLDTTTLGWRHRDLNNAYLPFIRGLGIAQYTSDPVFKALLQDVNLHTQKSTGNIFQKLRLLHELLRNYPGSYMSNLKSKEPIKAVRNFIEIYSRPELNWEDIRWLKEISNIPVLLKGILHPNDAKKAHDIGIDGIVVSNHGGRQIDKVLSSLEALVEIKKIIPQDYPLILDSGIRTGTDIFIALALGAKAVLLGRPYVYGMAINGSQGVVEISKNILAEFEITMKLAGCPNIESITEEKLAKK, translated from the coding sequence ATGTTTCCCATTTTCAATCCAGCAGATAGGCAAAAAGAGATATACACCGAAGGTGCAATGGGGCATAAACCCAAACTACCCATTGACTTTAAAACTCTGGAGCAAAAGGCTTCAAAAATTCTTTCAAAAAATGCATTTGGATACATTGCTACCGGTGCCGGACAGGAAGAAGGTATTCTGAATAATCAAATTGCTTTTTCTTCATGGAATATTGTTCCTGCTGTAGCTTCCGGTATTCAAAATTTAAATACCAATAGAGAAATTTTGGGATTGGATTTACCTTGGCCCATCATGTATGCGCCTGTTGGTGTGCTTGATCTTGCAAGACCAAAAGGAGATCTTCTTTTGGCAAAAGCTTCCAAGCAAACCGAGATTCCTATGATCATTTCAAATCAGGCTTCCACCCCGATGGAAGAAATTGCAAGGGCTTTGCATTCACAAAACTTTTGGTTTCAATTGTATTTTAGCAAGTCAAAAGAACTGGTCAGAAGTTTTGTATATAGAGCAGAATCTTGTGGTGCCAAAGCCATCGTACTCACTTTGGATACGACCACCCTGGGTTGGAGACATAGAGATTTAAACAATGCGTATTTACCATTTATTCGAGGACTGGGGATAGCCCAGTATACTTCAGATCCTGTTTTTAAGGCCTTACTTCAAGACGTCAATCTGCATACCCAAAAGTCAACCGGTAATATCTTCCAAAAATTGAGATTGCTTCACGAACTACTCAGGAATTATCCAGGATCCTATATGAGTAATTTAAAAAGCAAAGAACCGATTAAGGCCGTCAGAAATTTTATTGAAATATACAGCAGACCCGAATTAAACTGGGAGGACATCCGTTGGCTTAAAGAAATTTCCAATATTCCTGTTTTACTTAAAGGCATTTTACATCCAAATGATGCTAAAAAAGCACATGATATAGGAATTGATGGGATTGTGGTTTCAAATCATGGAGGCCGTCAAATAGACAAAGTACTTAGCAGTCTTGAAGCATTGGTAGAAATAAAAAAAATTATACCACAAGATTATCCGCTCATTCTTGACAGTGGAATTAGAACCGGCACAGATATTTTTATTGCTTTGGCCTTGGGTGCCAAAGCTGTGCTTTTGGGAAGACCTTATGTCTATGGAATGGCTATCAACGGTAGCCAGGGTGTTGTTGAAATCTCAAAAAATATCCTGGCAGAATTTGAGATCACCATGAAATTGGCTGGCTGTCCAAATATTGAGTCCATCACAGAGGAAAAATTGGCTAAGAAATAG
- a CDS encoding tyrosine--tRNA ligase codes for MARRSFIKELERRNMLHDHTPGLEEHLQDGMCVGYIGFDPTAPSLTLGNYVQIMLLSLFQRCGHKPLVVMGGATGRIGDPSGKDKERVLKTIDELDANILAQSRQFHKFLNFEKGENAAVMVNNFDFYKNMNVLDFLRNVGKHTTINYMLSKESVKKRLETGISYTEFTYQLLQAYDFYCLYKDYGCKLQMGGSDQWGNIIAGTDYISKTIADGKAFAITTPLLTKSDGSKFGKSEEGNIWLDAELTSPYKFYQFWLNADDADLPKLFRYFSFKECEEIEQLESEYRDDPRRLKQILAAEITERIHGEAALQSVEKVSSLIFGKDSSTEFLHSLDIHDLSQVSKEIPSFHLRKSELANGIELTQLLTEFCPVFSSKSEVRRAVQSNALTINKYKISQIEHRVQVSDLLKEKFILIENGKKNKYILIIEN; via the coding sequence ATGGCCAGAAGAAGTTTTATAAAAGAACTAGAGAGGAGGAACATGCTCCATGACCATACTCCCGGATTGGAGGAGCATTTGCAAGATGGCATGTGTGTAGGATACATAGGTTTTGATCCAACGGCTCCATCACTGACCTTGGGCAATTATGTACAAATCATGTTGTTGAGCCTCTTTCAGCGTTGTGGTCATAAACCGCTGGTGGTGATGGGTGGAGCAACTGGCAGGATCGGCGATCCCTCCGGCAAAGACAAGGAAAGGGTCCTGAAGACCATCGATGAGCTCGATGCCAATATCCTGGCTCAATCAAGACAGTTTCATAAGTTCTTAAACTTCGAAAAAGGAGAGAATGCGGCAGTAATGGTCAACAATTTTGACTTTTACAAGAATATGAATGTGTTGGATTTTCTCAGAAACGTGGGCAAACACACGACCATCAATTACATGTTGTCCAAAGAATCTGTAAAAAAAAGATTAGAAACAGGAATATCTTACACTGAATTTACGTACCAGCTCCTGCAAGCCTATGATTTTTACTGTCTTTATAAGGATTATGGCTGCAAGTTGCAAATGGGAGGTTCGGACCAATGGGGAAATATCATTGCCGGGACAGATTATATTTCAAAAACCATTGCGGATGGTAAAGCTTTTGCGATCACTACTCCCCTGCTCACCAAATCCGATGGTAGCAAGTTTGGAAAATCGGAAGAAGGGAACATCTGGTTGGATGCAGAGTTGACCAGTCCCTACAAGTTTTATCAATTTTGGTTAAATGCGGATGATGCAGATTTGCCAAAGCTCTTTCGTTACTTCAGCTTTAAAGAATGCGAAGAAATCGAACAGTTGGAATCTGAATACCGGGATGATCCCAGAAGGCTCAAACAAATCCTTGCTGCTGAAATCACCGAGCGGATTCATGGAGAAGCAGCACTGCAAAGTGTTGAAAAAGTCAGTTCGCTTATCTTTGGAAAAGACAGCTCTACCGAATTTTTACACAGTCTGGACATCCATGATTTAAGCCAGGTCAGTAAGGAAATTCCTTCTTTTCATTTGAGAAAAAGTGAATTGGCAAATGGGATCGAGTTGACCCAGTTACTGACTGAATTCTGTCCTGTTTTTAGCTCTAAAAGTGAAGTACGGAGAGCCGTTCAAAGCAATGCATTGACCATTAACAAGTATAAAATATCTCAAATCGAACACAGGGTGCAGGTTTCCGATTTGCTAAAAGAAAAATTTATTCTAATCGAAAACGGCAAAAAAAATAAATACATTTTAATCATTGAAAATTGA
- a CDS encoding ABC transporter permease, producing MDVSRFIAQKTYGSFSRSLIRNIIRISIISTALSMAVMIVAGSVFEGFKSQIASKVFGFWGHIHVTDLQVSRSIEPFLISNSDSIVDLINRADYKSIGLREDAVSETERFVVLPAIIGNHQGQEGLFLKGVDPEFNPSFAKEFLKDGQWLDFADSLFSRDVLISEQSALKAKINVGDAVIGHFVLDGKMIKRKLKVTGIYRTGLEEYDRKFAIVDIRLLQDLLGWKPDEVTGIEIFVKNLSQASVISQYLYEEVLPSNLYCETIREKFPNIFEWLALQDINRSFILGLILLVCIINMVTTTLILILERTQMIGLLSALGMDLWNQRKIFIRYGIQIVFKGILSGMVIGIAICLIQWKWKLIKLSEADYYLDHAPVALNPITWFILALVFFITITASLLIPSWLVSRIRPVNALRFR from the coding sequence ATGGATGTTAGTCGGTTTATCGCCCAAAAGACCTATGGATCATTCAGTCGGTCACTGATTCGCAACATTATTCGAATTAGTATAATATCCACTGCACTGAGCATGGCTGTGATGATTGTCGCCGGTTCTGTTTTTGAAGGTTTTAAATCACAAATTGCATCCAAGGTGTTTGGCTTTTGGGGTCATATTCATGTGACAGATTTGCAGGTTAGCAGAAGCATTGAACCATTTTTAATTTCTAACAGCGACAGCATTGTTGATTTGATCAACCGAGCAGATTACAAGTCCATTGGACTGAGGGAAGATGCCGTTTCAGAAACAGAAAGATTTGTGGTGCTTCCTGCGATTATAGGAAACCATCAGGGACAGGAGGGCCTGTTCTTAAAAGGGGTAGATCCTGAATTCAATCCTTCCTTTGCAAAAGAATTCCTGAAGGATGGACAATGGTTGGATTTTGCGGACAGTCTTTTTTCGAGGGATGTTTTAATTTCTGAACAATCGGCCTTGAAAGCCAAAATAAATGTAGGTGACGCGGTGATTGGTCATTTCGTACTGGATGGTAAAATGATCAAAAGAAAACTTAAGGTAACTGGAATTTATCGGACTGGTTTGGAAGAATATGACCGCAAGTTTGCCATCGTTGATATTCGTTTGCTTCAGGATCTGCTTGGATGGAAACCCGATGAAGTAACAGGGATTGAAATTTTTGTCAAAAATCTATCGCAAGCTTCTGTCATTAGTCAATATTTGTACGAAGAAGTACTGCCTTCCAATCTTTACTGTGAAACCATCCGCGAAAAATTTCCAAATATTTTTGAATGGCTTGCCCTGCAAGACATCAACCGCAGCTTTATTTTGGGTCTGATCTTATTGGTTTGTATCATCAACATGGTCACTACCACTTTAATTTTAATTCTAGAGCGGACACAGATGATTGGTTTGTTGTCTGCATTGGGAATGGATCTTTGGAACCAGAGAAAAATATTTATCCGTTATGGGATTCAGATTGTATTCAAAGGAATTTTGTCAGGTATGGTTATCGGGATCGCAATATGTTTGATTCAATGGAAATGGAAGTTGATCAAACTAAGTGAGGCAGACTATTACCTCGATCACGCTCCGGTGGCTCTGAATCCAATCACCTGGTTTATCCTGGCTCTTGTCTTTTTTATCACCATAACGGCAAGCCTTTTGATCCCTTCATGGCTCGTATCTAGAATTCGTCCTGTAAATGCCCTCCGATTCAGGTGA
- a CDS encoding ABC transporter permease → MVIFRVLTESFAQAMSQLTGNKLRSFLTLLGIVIGIFCVIAVLSAVDSLEENILNSFDKLGNDVLYVGKEPWNEDPKQNYWKYIGRPSPSMNDLKAIQKKSKLSSASSLSAFIPGGMIKARQSYVEGAYFAGITEEHDRVIRFDFAEGRYFSGSEFYNGSEQIILGHQLAENLFEGKPAVGERVKTFGKYFTVCGVLKKEGKSIINIMPTDQAAFIPWNTLAKQISLHSASKWRTSLSVKGKRGVNQEDLKQEIVSILRPARGLKPADVDNFAINQLTMLTNLISKVFSVVNTAGFLIGIFAMLVGAFGVANIMFVSVKERTPLIGIKMAIGAKRFYILLEFLLEAIILCLIGGVIGLLLVAIILGFLGKMAGMEMFVSLHNIVMGIGLAIVIGLIAGIVPALQASRMDPVEAIRK, encoded by the coding sequence ATGGTCATTTTCAGAGTATTAACAGAAAGCTTTGCACAGGCGATGTCACAATTGACGGGGAACAAACTCCGCAGCTTTCTGACATTATTGGGAATTGTTATAGGAATATTCTGTGTCATTGCGGTCCTTTCCGCAGTGGACTCTCTGGAAGAGAACATCCTTAATAGTTTTGATAAACTGGGTAACGACGTCCTTTATGTAGGAAAGGAACCCTGGAATGAAGACCCTAAACAAAACTATTGGAAATATATTGGAAGGCCTTCTCCTTCAATGAATGATCTAAAAGCCATCCAAAAAAAGTCAAAACTAAGTTCGGCCTCCTCACTTTCTGCTTTTATACCTGGAGGCATGATCAAAGCCAGGCAATCCTATGTAGAAGGGGCTTATTTTGCAGGTATAACAGAAGAGCACGATCGGGTCATCCGGTTTGATTTTGCGGAAGGAAGGTATTTTTCAGGTTCCGAATTTTACAATGGTAGTGAACAGATTATACTGGGCCATCAGTTGGCTGAAAATTTATTCGAGGGTAAACCAGCAGTTGGCGAAAGGGTCAAAACATTTGGTAAATATTTTACAGTGTGCGGGGTTTTGAAAAAAGAAGGCAAATCCATCATCAATATTATGCCAACAGATCAGGCTGCATTTATTCCTTGGAACACTTTGGCAAAACAAATTTCTTTGCATTCAGCTTCAAAATGGAGAACCTCGTTGAGTGTCAAAGGAAAAAGGGGCGTAAATCAGGAAGATCTTAAACAAGAGATTGTCAGCATCCTTCGTCCAGCAAGGGGGCTCAAACCAGCCGATGTTGACAATTTTGCCATCAATCAACTTACGATGTTGACCAATTTAATCTCAAAAGTATTTTCAGTGGTGAATACCGCTGGATTTTTGATTGGGATATTTGCCATGTTGGTGGGTGCTTTTGGTGTAGCCAACATCATGTTTGTTTCTGTAAAAGAAAGGACTCCTCTCATTGGTATCAAAATGGCCATTGGTGCAAAAAGATTTTACATCTTACTCGAGTTTTTGCTGGAGGCAATCATACTTTGTTTGATCGGAGGCGTTATCGGTTTGTTGCTTGTTGCGATAATCCTTGGCTTTCTTGGCAAAATGGCGGGCATGGAAATGTTTGTTTCTCTTCACAACATTGTCATGGGAATCGGATTAGCGATTGTCATTGGTCTGATTGCAGGAATTGTCCCCGCATTGCAGGCATCCCGCATGGATCCTGTGGAAGCCATTCGAAAATAA